The genomic interval TGAACTTAGCAAATTCCCATGAGGCGTTTTCGCGTTCCGCATCGGTTTTGAACAGGAACAGATTCTCCCCGCCAATGTTCGTGGCATGGCGTCCTTCGCCCTTTTCCGCATATTTCTTACCTGCTTTAGGAAGAAACAATACGCCGACATCCAGTCCGACATCTTTTTTGGCCTGCTGCAGTGCCCCGTAATTCCAGGGACCGTTGATCATCATAGAGACCCGTCCCGCTACAAAGTCATCTGTTTTATATCCTGCATCCGGTTCGGAAAAGTTGGCCACTTTGGCTTTATTAACCAGATCATACCAGAATTGCAGCGCATTGATTCCAGCCTTGGAATTAAAGGCGACTGTTTTTCCATCCGCCGATAAAAACTCACCACCCGCCTGCCAGAGCAGCGTTTCCCATGTCCACACGGTCCATTCATTTTTACCCATGGGCACCTGAAAACCAAAACAGTCATCTGTAGTCAGCTTGGCTGCCGCCGCTTCGAGATCGGACCATGTCTGTATGGATTTGGGGTCAATCCCTGCCGCCGCAAAATGTTTTTTATTATAATACAGAGCCAGATTGTTGGCATCAAAAGGAACAGTCCAGATATCGCCGTCGTAGCGTGATACATCCCATAAGCCGGAATAGATATCGTCGGCATTGAAGGACGGATCATTATTGATGCGTTCCTGAATATTCACCAATTTACCGGTTTTTGCCATTTTGCCGGTAAATGCCGGAGCCCACCACATCAGATCCGGCGCACGATCGCCAGCCACCGCAATCATAATTTTCGCATTAACCTGATCGGCTGCGCCGTAATTCTGCGCCTTAATTTTTACACCAGGATGTGCCGCTTCATAGTCAGCTATTTTTTGTTCCAGAACTTCCACACTCTGGGGAGATTCGATACCATGCCAAAATGTTAATTCGGTTTCAGCCTGCGCTGTTACACCCAACATCAACCCGCTTAACAGGCCTGCCCATTTGATTGACCGCTTCATTTACTCTCCTTATAATTGTTATTAATTACTTATACGTTGAAGTATTCATTTCTGCATATATTTCGAAAGCTTTAACGTTTAAGTTTTGCCATATAAATACGTTTTGCTGTGTTAGTCAATGGTTAATTTTTCTTTTTTACAAATTCGCAGAAACTTGTTTCCTGCCGGCCGTCCATTTGATAGATTGCATCCACGATACGGAGGAATACAACATGAAATCACTCATGATTATAGGCTTGATGTTACTTTCAACAACACCGGTTTTATTCGCCAGAGTTAAACTGGTGGCGCTGCCCGAACGCGATGGAATTCAAATAGGTTTGAATCAGAACAAAGAAACACTCATTGAAGAGGATCGGACATTAAACTTGCAGCAGGGATTAAATCATATCGATTTTTCATGGAACGGCGTACAAATAGATGCCGATTCGATCCGGCTGCAGTTCCTCGACGATTCGGAGAACTTCACATTGCTAAACGTGAGCTTCCCCCCGGGAGAAAAGGCACTGGTCTGGCAAATCGCTGCAAAAAACGGCGGCAGTGCCCCAGTTCGGATCAGCTATCTGCTGCGCAGCATTGACCGGCTGACAACCTATCGGTTAACGGCAGATAAAGACGAAACATCCGTTGATTTTAAAAGTTATATGGTTTTGCGCAACTTCTCCGGAGAAGACTTTAGCGACGCATCTGTGGTTTTTGACGAGCAGACAGGCATGAATAAACAAACCATTGCCCATGAAGAAACACGCCAGCTGCTCGCTGAAAGCATCGGCGCTGTTCCCTTTCGCAAAACATGGGTATTTGACACAGCCAAGTTGCCATGGGATCCCGAAAAAGTCAGTGGCAATGTGGGGATTCCCGTGTATTACGAAGTGGATAATTCGTCGGCGTCGAAACTGGGCAGGCGCATGCTGGACGCCGGCAGAGTGCGGGTTTACCAGCAGGACGGGCATGACGGCAGCATCTTCCTGGGAGAAGACGACTGTGAGTCGACGCCGGTGGGTGAAAAAATGAAAGTCTATGTGGGCGACAGCCGTGACATCGTGGTCACACAGCGGCGAGTCATGAACCGCAAGATTAATGTACGGAGAAACAAAAGCAACAGCATCGTACTTTACGATACCGACGAAATCATCACCGCAAAAATCGAGAATTTCAAAGATTCCCCAGCGACATTGCTGCTCATTGAATACATACCGGATCAATGGGAAATGAAGAAATGCAACATGAATTATGATCGAAAAGAAGCGGGCCGACTGGAATTCACCATTCCCCTGAAACCCAATGAAAGCACGGAACTCACCATGCATTATAACCGCCGGAATATTCGTTAATGACAAGGAGCTGCACGATGAAAAACACACACCTTTCTGGAATCCTTCTTTCGATGATACTGCTCGCATCTGTTTGGCAGGCAGAGGGGAAAGTAGATCTGGTCACCCTGCCGAACCGCGCGGCCGTACAATTGACCATATACAACAGCGAAGACT from Spartobacteria bacterium carries:
- a CDS encoding ABC transporter substrate-binding protein, with protein sequence MKRSIKWAGLLSGLMLGVTAQAETELTFWHGIESPQSVEVLEQKIADYEAAHPGVKIKAQNYGAADQVNAKIMIAVAGDRAPDLMWWAPAFTGKMAKTGKLVNIQERINNDPSFNADDIYSGLWDVSRYDGDIWTVPFDANNLALYYNKKHFAAAGIDPKSIQTWSDLEAAAAKLTTDDCFGFQVPMGKNEWTVWTWETLLWQAGGEFLSADGKTVAFNSKAGINALQFWYDLVNKAKVANFSEPDAGYKTDDFVAGRVSMMINGPWNYGALQQAKKDVGLDVGVLFLPKAGKKYAEKGEGRHATNIGGENLFLFKTDAERENASWEFAKFIMSPEFQVDWAIKTGYLPVCKSAQEDSKYKTFLDENEFIRVYAEQMQYGMARPSIPAYGEISKALGKEIEKALYGKSSAEKALKDAAKSSDRIISRQR